From the genome of Treponema denticola:
CCTAATGAATATAGAGCGTATAGGAAACACCCTTGCAACGGCTACGATTCTCTTGTTTGTAGGACTTTCGGTCAGCTTTGCTTTTAAAACGGGGCCTTTTAATATCGGTGCCTCAGGACAGATGCTCATTGGAGGCCTTTTTGCAACCTTTATAGCCTTAAACAGTTCAATGCCTCGCCCTGTTTTGTTGCTTGTTTTAATAATAGCCGCCATGATTGGAGGAGCCCTTTGGGCTGCTTTGCCCGGCCTTTTAAAAGCCGTATTCAATGTACATGAGGTCGTTTCTACTATAATGATGAACTGGATAGCCTATTGGATAGTTTATTATTCGGTTCAAGGTTATCTAAAGGCCGAATTTATCGAGACCGAAAGCCGCTCCATCGCTGTAGAACACACCTTGAGGGCTGGGTGGCTGAGTAATCTATTCGGAAGCGAGTATATAAATTACGGCATATTTTTAGGTATTTTAGGAATTATCCTTGTAAAAATAATATTGGATAAAACGACTCTTGGCTTTGAGCTAAAGGCTGCAGGATATAATAAGAGCGGAGCGGAATATGCAGGCATCAAGGTAAACAGAAATATTATCTTTTCTATGATGATTGCCGGAGCTCTTTCAGGTCTTGCAGGTTTAACCTATTATGCCGGTTATTCCCTTAACATGCAGATCGGTGTTTTACCCTCTCAAGGTTTTGACGGAATAGCCGTTGCTCTTCTAGGCGCCGGAAATTCGATAGGTGTTGCTTTAAGCTCCATCTTTTTCGGTATTCTCCATGTGGGGAAGGGCTTTATGAGCGCCAACACAAATGTTCCGCCCGAAATAGCCGATACCATCATTGCAGTTATCATTTATTTTACGGCGACAAGTTTATTGTTAAAGAAATTTTGGTCTAAAATCCAAAAAAATAAGGAAAAAACCGTCAAGGAGGCGAACTAATTATGTGGTATACTTTAACTTCAATATTTCCCTATGTTATAGCATATACGATTCCGCTTTTAGTTACTTCTTTAGGCGGTCTTTATAGCGAGAGGAGTGGAGTAGTAAATTTAGGGCTTGAAGGCCTCATGCTTGTAGGCAGTTTTGCCGCAGCTATTACCATCCATCTTTTGGAAGGCTTGATACCCTCCGGCCTTCTTATACCCATAGGCCTTTTAGCTGCCGTAATTATGGGAATCTTATATTCTCTTTTACATGCCTTTGCTTCAATTACATTAAAGGCCGATCAGATTATAAGCGGTACCGCCATAAATATGTTGGCTGCAGCCTTGACAGTCTATACCGCGAGAGCCATCTTAGGCTCTGGAAATGTCCGTGTAAACAGCATAATCAGAAAAGACATTCCCGGCTTGGCGAATATTCCCGTTTTAGGGCCATTATTCTTTTCTCAAAGCTATTGGAGTACATGGCTTGTTTTAGCTATTTTGGTTTTTTCTTGGTTTTTACTTTATAAGACCTCATTCGGCCTCAGGCTTCGGGCCTGCGGGGAGCATCCTTCGGCCGTAGCCAGTGCGGGCATAAATGTGCATAAGATGCGTTACTTTGCCGTATGTGCGAGCGGCGCCTTAGCCGGTTTAGGCGGCGCCGTTATTCTTGTAACCTATTCCGGCGAATTTAACGGGAGTGTTGACGGCCTTGGCTTTTTAGCTCTTGCAGCTTTAATCTTCGGTCAGTGGAAGCCTTTAGGCATCTTGGGTGCAACCTTCTTTTTCGGCTTTGCCCGTACGGTTGCAAATGTTTCTCAGGTTATCCCTTCCTTGAGTATTATTCCTCCGGTTTGGCTTAAAATTTTCCCTTATGTGGTAACATTGATAGCCCTTGTTCTTTTTAGTAAACATTCGGCGGCTCCCAAGGCTGACGGGGAACCTTATTAAACTTTTAATAAGGGAGAGCCTATGAAAAAACGCTTTTTTCGGCCGTTCAGCCTTATATTCACTTTTTTTATAGCCTTTAATTTCTTTGGGCCGGCCTTTAGTTTTTTTGGGCCTGCCCTTAATCTATTTGGGCAAGAAAATACCGAAACTGCCTTGTCCGAAAAGACTCTTGGTATAGAGGGAATCTGGGAGAATGGAGGCCGATTTATAGAATTTTCACGAGACATTGAAAAAGATTCTCTCGATATGAGGGTTGTTTTAAAGCCTTATTACCGCTTTGTATACGAAAAAATGGGGAATTTTTCTTCCTCTATAGAAGCTATTGAAAATTCTAAAAGTCAATTTTATTTAAGAGTAAACTATCCCTATGTTAAAAAAGCCGTTGTTTTTCCCTTATGTATAGAAAAAAACTTCTTTTTTACTTCATTTTATAAAAAAATCCCTTATGAGGTAAAAAAAGAAAGCTCGGATAATCTTTTAGAAACAAAAGATGAAAACTCTGAAAGCTCCCTTGACGATAAAAAGAATCTCTTGGACGGTTTTTGGATAGAGCAGGGCAGTCCTGACGGCATCCTTCTTTATCCCAACGAGGCTCCTGCTTCAATCGATGCTTATTTTTTTACCGGAGACGATTATATCCGGTTCCGCTATTGGCTTGATGACCTTGAGTATAATGGCAAAAAGGTAATTGTTAAGGGAAATGACAGAGTCAGCTATGAATTCCCCCGCCTTTTAAAAAGAGGAAACCTTGTTTATTCATGCCTTACCAATACCGGAAGCATTTTACGCAATTATGAAACGGGAAAATACACAATTTCTTCGGATTCAAATGCTGAAAATACCCAAGGCTTGTTTTTAAGTTTTAAGCCTCTTGGTGCAGGCCCCGGCACTTATGCCGTTCCCGATACCTATCCCAAGGCTCAATTTTCGGTTTTAGAAAATTTACCTCTTTATATAATGGATGAGGGAAATGTCTTTGCCATGGGCTCTCCATTTTTGATCAGATCCGATATTAAAGATTTGGATGCAGAAATCGAAAAACACAATGCAAACCGAAGATCTCCGCCTGAGCCGTCTATACCGAGTGAAGATTTATAAAAAGGAAAAAGATTATGCATTATAAGGTTTTGTTTAGGATTGAAAAGTTTAACTTAATAGACAAGTTAAAGCACAAGATAACTAATTATAAAAGATATTGTGAAGAAATGGGCGATACTGCCGAAATTGAAGTTGTTTTTGCCGGGGATGTTGTAAAATACTTTGAAAATCTTGAAAACGATTTTACGGATTCGGGGCTCGACATAGCCCTATGCCACAATGCCCTTACAGGACAAAACATGCCCGATATAAACTATAAAAATATTAGAACTGTCAGGGCCGGAATAGGCGAAATTATAAGCCGGAAAGCTGAAGGGTTTATCGAATATACGATAGAATAAAGATGCACTATAAAATTAAAGAGGTACCCGGAGTTTTTTAATCATAGGTACCTCTTTAATTTTTGTTATTTTGAGCTTCTTAGTCTTTAGGCCACGTCAGCACTTTTTCGCAAAGGGCTGCAAAGTCCTTAGCTACCTTT
Proteins encoded in this window:
- a CDS encoding DsrE family protein; the protein is MHYKVLFRIEKFNLIDKLKHKITNYKRYCEEMGDTAEIEVVFAGDVVKYFENLENDFTDSGLDIALCHNALTGQNMPDINYKNIRTVRAGIGEIISRKAEGFIEYTIE
- a CDS encoding ABC transporter permease — protein: MWYTLTSIFPYVIAYTIPLLVTSLGGLYSERSGVVNLGLEGLMLVGSFAAAITIHLLEGLIPSGLLIPIGLLAAVIMGILYSLLHAFASITLKADQIISGTAINMLAAALTVYTARAILGSGNVRVNSIIRKDIPGLANIPVLGPLFFSQSYWSTWLVLAILVFSWFLLYKTSFGLRLRACGEHPSAVASAGINVHKMRYFAVCASGALAGLGGAVILVTYSGEFNGSVDGLGFLALAALIFGQWKPLGILGATFFFGFARTVANVSQVIPSLSIIPPVWLKIFPYVVTLIALVLFSKHSAAPKADGEPY
- a CDS encoding ABC transporter permease; translation: MSKLKIRFKDFNIAENNFIISFSAVLLGLIAGAVFIAVLGTNPFSAFSYLFRGGLMNIERIGNTLATATILLFVGLSVSFAFKTGPFNIGASGQMLIGGLFATFIALNSSMPRPVLLLVLIIAAMIGGALWAALPGLLKAVFNVHEVVSTIMMNWIAYWIVYYSVQGYLKAEFIETESRSIAVEHTLRAGWLSNLFGSEYINYGIFLGILGIILVKIILDKTTLGFELKAAGYNKSGAEYAGIKVNRNIIFSMMIAGALSGLAGLTYYAGYSLNMQIGVLPSQGFDGIAVALLGAGNSIGVALSSIFFGILHVGKGFMSANTNVPPEIADTIIAVIIYFTATSLLLKKFWSKIQKNKEKTVKEAN